One Candidatus Nitrososphaera evergladensis SR1 genomic window carries:
- the hflX gene encoding GTPase HflX, with protein MASKPMRPVVLVSYPDPFAAEEAKSLVESADRSIAGMFTQKYLNHSRYGVGSGKAEEIKEFVKESKAEQIVVDEHLTSRQIYNLEKLAGVQVIDRERLILDIFYSRATSTEAKLQIELAEIEYEMPRVRENAKLTSGGERAGKGGMGEYVVDVRFRDLKRRMSFIKEKLKNAQRKRELYHQQRVRIGTPVVSLVGYTSSGKTTLFNLLTGEHKQTSSNLFTTLSTTTRSLRIHNEHEVLLTDTVGFISRLPTYMIDAFKSTLEESLAADLILLLIDVSEGLREIRIKYTACRSVLEELKADRSKVLVVFTKYDSLANPEETTRQIAEDLGIPNPVAISSKSGYGISKLRTMIGQHQYVISASK; from the coding sequence TTGGCGAGCAAGCCAATGAGGCCTGTAGTTCTTGTAAGCTATCCTGATCCCTTCGCAGCAGAAGAAGCAAAAAGCCTTGTAGAATCCGCGGATCGCTCTATCGCCGGCATGTTTACTCAAAAATATCTGAACCATTCGCGATATGGGGTTGGCTCGGGTAAAGCTGAGGAGATAAAAGAATTTGTCAAAGAATCCAAAGCAGAACAGATAGTGGTTGATGAACACCTTACATCGAGACAAATATACAATCTTGAAAAGCTTGCAGGCGTGCAGGTGATTGACAGAGAGCGCCTGATACTTGACATATTTTATTCTCGGGCCACTTCAACAGAGGCAAAGCTGCAGATTGAACTTGCAGAAATCGAGTACGAAATGCCACGCGTCCGGGAAAACGCTAAACTGACTTCTGGCGGCGAGCGCGCCGGCAAGGGGGGCATGGGAGAGTATGTAGTAGATGTACGATTCAGAGATTTGAAGAGACGTATGTCATTTATCAAAGAGAAATTAAAGAATGCTCAGCGAAAGCGCGAACTCTACCATCAACAGAGGGTAAGAATCGGGACGCCTGTCGTTTCGCTAGTGGGATATACCAGTTCAGGCAAGACCACATTGTTCAATCTGCTGACGGGCGAACACAAGCAAACTTCTAGCAATCTGTTTACAACTCTCTCAACGACAACTCGATCATTAAGAATCCATAATGAGCACGAAGTATTGCTCACCGATACTGTTGGCTTTATCAGCAGACTCCCAACATACATGATAGATGCATTCAAATCAACGCTGGAAGAATCGCTCGCGGCAGATTTGATTCTGCTGCTGATAGATGTTTCGGAAGGTCTTCGGGAAATTAGAATAAAGTACACTGCTTGTAGAAGCGTACTTGAAGAGCTAAAAGCAGATAGATCGAAGGTTCTTGTCGTGTTTACAAAGTATGACAGCCTAGCAAATCCAGAAGAGACGACTAGGCAGATTGCGGAGGATTTAGGAATACCGAATCCGGTCGCCATATCTTCGAAAAGTGGCTATGGGATTAGTAAGCTCAGGACAATGATCGGCCAGCATCAGTATGTTATCAGTGCAAGCAAGTGA
- a CDS encoding translation initiation factor eIF-1A, with translation MGKRRVLNEAQLKEMMVPGQGQLFGRVIKLVGGDNIVVKCTDGKVRTCRIRGKIKRRMWIRDNDLVLVAPWDFQSERADIIWRYISAHAEKIKQDGHLAGLDT, from the coding sequence ATAGGAAAGAGAAGAGTCCTCAATGAAGCTCAGTTGAAAGAGATGATGGTGCCCGGCCAAGGTCAGCTTTTTGGACGCGTAATAAAGTTGGTCGGAGGAGATAACATCGTAGTGAAATGCACCGACGGCAAGGTAAGGACTTGCAGGATCAGAGGCAAGATAAAGCGCAGGATGTGGATCCGTGACAACGACTTGGTGCTTGTCGCGCCGTGGGATTTCCAGTCTGAAAGGGCAGACATCATCTGGCGCTACATCTCGGCGCACGCTGAGAAGATCAAGCAAGATGGTCATCTGGCAGGTCTTGATACATAA
- a CDS encoding transcription initiation factor IIB, whose product MCNSRRMVTDPESGEIICSRCGLVSQDMLTDGRAEWRVFGLDDNNNNKNNNRQRVGSPNSLAFHDMGLSTIIGTDSRDSTGHKLDASMNSAMQRLRTWDFRSLSSSSANRNRMKAFSELGRLKDKLGLSDAIVEKTAYIYRKAQQKQLIKGRAIPSILAAALYIACREMGAPRSLHETAEITNVKSKALSHHYKLLIRELDIKVPLIDPVRYIAKIANKTRIQEKTQRTAIDIMNNIVKKEISAGKNPVGLAATVLYVSCLDNDEKITQREIADAAGVTEVTVRNRFKDLKVHLLCVN is encoded by the coding sequence ATGTGTAACAGTCGACGCATGGTCACAGATCCAGAGTCTGGCGAGATCATATGTAGCAGGTGCGGCCTTGTATCGCAAGATATGTTGACAGATGGCCGTGCGGAATGGCGAGTCTTTGGCTTGGATGACAATAATAATAATAAAAATAACAATCGGCAAAGGGTCGGCTCACCAAATTCCCTTGCGTTTCATGATATGGGACTGTCTACCATCATCGGAACGGATAGCAGAGACTCCACTGGACACAAATTAGATGCATCTATGAATTCTGCGATGCAAAGGTTAAGGACGTGGGATTTCAGAAGCCTGTCCAGTTCCTCCGCCAATAGAAATCGGATGAAGGCCTTCAGCGAACTTGGCAGGTTAAAGGATAAGCTTGGTTTGTCGGATGCAATAGTGGAAAAGACCGCTTACATTTACAGAAAGGCTCAACAGAAGCAGCTGATAAAGGGAAGGGCCATCCCATCCATATTGGCCGCAGCCCTATACATAGCATGCAGAGAGATGGGAGCTCCAAGGTCACTTCACGAGACGGCTGAAATCACCAATGTCAAATCCAAGGCACTTTCACACCACTATAAGTTACTAATTCGTGAACTTGACATCAAGGTTCCATTGATAGATCCTGTGAGGTATATCGCAAAGATAGCAAATAAGACAAGAATTCAAGAAAAGACGCAGAGAACTGCCATTGATATAATGAACAATATCGTCAAGAAAGAGATATCGGCCGGAAAGAACCCTGTAGGACTTGCCGCAACTGTCCTGTACGTATCTTGTTTGGACAACGATGAGAAGATAACCCAGAGAGAGATCGCGGATGCGGCAGGCGTAACCGAGGTAACTGTCAGAAACAGATTCAAAGATCTGAAGGTCCACCTTCTCTGTGTGAATTAG